GGCACCGGTTCGCAGAAGGCCGTACAGGCCTCGATCAACCGGTTGGGCAGCAACACCCTGTTCGTCCTGCCGAACCAGACCGGCGGCGGCGGCAAGGGCAGCGCGCTCCAGAACTCCATCCGGCGCCTGCTGGGCATCAAGCCCCCGCCGGTCAACGAGACCAACACCCACAAGGCCGCGCTGACCTACGACGACGTCGCCGCGCTGAACAACCACGCCGCGGTGCCGGACGCGATCGGCGTCGCCCCCGGCAACATCCTGCAGTCGATCCCGGTCACCTACCACAATTCGTCGCACACGATCTCGATCCTGCTGGGCAGCACGCCCGAGTTCATCTCCATCGACAACACCATGGTCACCGTCGGGCGGAACTTCACCGACGCCGAGTACACCGCGCACCAACGGGTGTGCACGATCGGCGTCTCGGTCGCCTCGGACCTCACCGACTCCGACCCCGCGTCGATGGTGGGCAAGAGCGTCCGCATCAACGGGCAGCCGTTCCTGGTCACCGGTCTGCTCGGGCCCAAGGGCTACAGCGGACAGCAGGACCTCGACGACCGCGTGATCTGCGCCGGGACGGCTGTGGCCGATGCGTTGTACGGCTACGCGCCACCGGGCCAGGGTCCGCTGAACGGCATCGCGGTCGAGGCGGCCTCTGCCAAGCAGGTGCCCGCGGCCCAGCAGGAGGTCACCCTGCTGCTCGGCCAGCGCCACCACGTCACGTTGGCCGACAGCGACTTCATCGTGTTCAGCGCCTCGTCGGTTCTGGCCGCGTCCCAGTCGTCGAGCCACACACTCTCGATCCTGCTCGCCGCGGTCGCCGGCATCTCCCTGTTGGTCGGCGGAATCGGCGTCATGAACATCATGCTCGTCTCGGTCACCGAGCGGACCCGGGAGATCGGTATCCGCAAGGCGATCGGCGCCGACCGCAACGACATCATCGGCCAATTCCTCGGCGAGGCCGTGATTCTGAGCATGCTCGGAGGTGTGATCGGCGTCGGCGTGGGGTACTGCAGCTCGCAGTTCAAGATCGCCGGCACCGTCCCGCACATCGCCCCCTACTCGGTCTACCTGGCCCTCGGGGTGTCCCTCTTCACCGGCTTGTTCTTCGGTCTGTACCCGGCCAGCCGCGCCGCGGCCCTCCGGCCCATCGACGCACTGCGTTATGAGTGATTGAGGCGAAAGGTCCCATGGACAACGATCCCGACTTCAGCTGGCGACCGCTCGACGCGCCCGGTGAGCAGCCGGCTGCGCAGGAGCCGGAGCCGATCCCGATGCCGACTCAGCAGGAGGCACCGGCACCGACACCCTCGCCGGAGCCTGTCGCCGAGGCCGAGAGTCAGCCGCCCGAACCCACGCTGACACCCGCTCAGTCCTACGGCGCGCAGCCGTTGGTGCCCGCTCCGTCGCCTCCGCCGCCGGCCGACGACTACGACGACTTCGAGGCCGACGACGTGCCGCCGCCGAAGGGTCGCGGCCCGGCCTCGAGCCGGTACCTCGGGGTGGCGATCCTGGTCGCCGTCGCGTTCGTGACCGGTGTGCTCGCCCAGAAGCACCACGACGCCGGGTTCTCCCCGCCGGCCAAGGGTCTCGCGGCCCTGGCCGGTGCGAGCGGTGCCGGCGCCGGTGGGCACGCCGGTGGTGCTGCGGGCGCGGGAGCGGCCGCAGCAGGCGGCGGCTCGAGCGCGGCCGGTGGAGAGGGCGGTGGCGGTCGCACGCCGGCCCTGACCGGCACGCTGGTCAAGGTCAGCGGCAGCGACGTCGTCGTGAAGGACGCCGGCGGCACTGACCACGTCATCCACACGACCGACCGCACCCGGGTCTCGCGCCAGATGAACCTGGCCGACCTCGCGGACGGCTCGACGGTCTCGGTCTTCGGAACCCCCGACCAGGCCGGTGGGCTCAACGCGACCTCGGTCACCCAGCAGAACTCCTCGGCCAGTCGGCTGGGCAACGGCGGCCCGCAGACCAACCCGACCGCCGCCCCGAGCACTTCGGGCAGCAGCGCAGGAAACCCTGGAAATGGGGCGGTCTCGGGCCAAAGCTGACCAGTTTCACAAAATCGGAGGAACAGCAAGCCCGGATAACCAGTTCGGCCTAACCGATTCGCCGGGCCCGCGGGCCGCTCTTAGTGTCACTCATGTTGTCACTGCCGACTCCCGTCGGTGGTGACGGTCGACTTCGCCCCTGTTGGGGCGGCACGAGTGCGACTACGGGGTGGGATTTAATGCGGCCGCAAACTGTCGTCATAAACACCAGCCTGGCCCTGGTTCTTCTTGCCGCGGCCGTGGGCGCGGTGCTGCAGGTGGACGACCCCGGCAAGGCGAAGACCGTGGAGACCACGGCCGTGGTCTCCACGGGTCCGGTCACCACGACCGTCAACGCCGCAGGGAACATCGGCTCCCCCCACACCGTCGGTCTGCCCTTCGCCGGAAACCCCGGCCTGATCAAGGCCATCTATGTGACGGTGGGTCAGACCGTCGAGCCCGGGGAGAAACTGGCCGCCGTCGACGACCGCGAGGCCGAGGACCAACTCGCGCACGCGAAGGCGCAGGTCGCCGCCGCCGAGGCGCAGATCATGGCTGCGAAGGAGGGGGAACGTCCGGCCGAGCGGCAGTTGGACCTGGCGAACATCGCCGCGGCCGCGCAACAGGCGGACAACGCAGAGCACGCCCTGGACCGCGCCAAGTACAAGCGCGGCCAGGACGAAGGCATCGAGGACGGAATTGTCCAGCGCGCCGAGGACGCGTTGGACGCCGCGTTCCACCAGATCACCAACACAACGCAGCAGCAAACCACCGGGATCGTGAACGACAACACCGGGAGTCTGCCGCCTTCGCCCACCCAGGGCACCGACCAGCACCAGGACTCCCAGCAGCGAACCGACAGCGACACCCAGTCCAGCGCGGCCGTCGACCAGGCCCGCACCCAGCTGTCGCAGGCGAAGGCACAGCGCGACTCGCAACTCCTGGCTGACGACCAGGACATCCGCAAGGCCGGTGACGCAGCGTACCTGACGCAGCGTCAGTTGCTGATCGCCCGTGCCCAGGCGGCCGTGAACGCACTGCCGCCCAGGCCCGACAAGCTCGCCACCGCCGAGGCGACACTGGCCGATGCCGAGTCGCAGGTCGCCGAAGCCCAGCTGGCGTTGGACAACACCGTGCTGCGCGCGCCGTTCCAGGGCACCGTGCTGTCCATGGCCGGTGGCGTGGGCGAGACCCCGTTGGCGGCCGAACGCGGCAGCGCGGCCAGTTCCATCATCCCGGCAGGCCCCGGTTCGGCGGAGAACCGCAGCGCGGCCACCCAGTCCGGCTTCGTCGTCCTGGCCGACATGAGCGAGCACTACATCACCGCGCAGGTGAACGAGGCCGACATCGGCAAAGTGCAGAAGGGCCAGGAGGCCGACGTCAACTTCCCTGCCACCGGACAGACCGTCAAGGGCGTCGTCGACTCGATCGAGCAGCAGGAGACGGTCGTCAACAACGTCGTCGAGTACGACGTAGCGGTGAAGTTGACCGACCCGAACCAGCCCCCCCGGCCGGGTCAGAGCGCCACCGTCCAGATCATCACCGCGTCGAAGCCGAGCGTGCTGCGAGTGCCCAACGCCGCGATCATCTCGGCCGGGCCGGGTCAGAACCTGGTCACCGTCCGGCGCGACAAGCAAATCGTGAAGGTGCCCGTCAACGTCGGGCTGGTCGGCGACTCGGCCACCGAGGTCTACGGCAACCTGCTGCACCCAGGCGACGTCGTGGTGCTCCCGGAGTCGGGCGGCAGCGAGTCGATCGGCGGCCAGTCGACGATGCGCACGTCCAACAGTCGAGGCTTGAGTGGCAAATGAACCAAGCCCTCCGACGGCCGGTGAAACAGACCCCCCGACGGCCGGCCATCAGCCTGCAGGCCATCCGTAAGACCTACGGATCCGGCGAGACGGCGGTGCACGCCGTGGCCCGGGTCGACCTGGACATCGCCCGAGGCGACTACGTGGCGATCATGGGCGCGTCGGGCTCCGGCAAGTCCACGCTGATGAACATCGTGGGCTGCCTGGACGCCCCGACCAGCGGGCAATACCTGCTGGACGGCCTGGACGTGCGGGGAATGACGCAGCGTCAGTTGAAGTTGGTGCGCAACCGCAAGATCGGTTTCGTGTTCCAGAGCTTCAACCTGATCCCCCGCACGACCGCGCTCAGCAACGTGGAACTTCCCCTGGTCTACGCCGGCGTGCGGCGCCGCGACCGGCGCATCCGCGCGATCGCGGCGCTGGCGCGCGTGGGCCTGGCCGATCGGCTGTACCACCTGCCCTCGGAGCTGTCCGGTGGACAGCAGCAGCGGGTCGCGGTCGCCCGGGCGTTGGTCACCGACCCGGTCCTGCTGCTCGCCGACGAGCCCACCGGCGCCCTGGACTCGACCAGCACCGCCGAGGTCCTTGATCTGTTCGACGAGTTGTCGGCCGGTGGTCGCACGATCCTGGTCATCACCCACGAACACGACGTCGGTGACCGAGCCCGTCGGGTCGTCCAGATGCGCGACGGGATGATCGTGGGCAACTCCCTCAACCCGCCGCGGCAACGCGGCCCGTTGGTCGAGGAGCTCCGGTGAGCGAGCTTGCGAGCTCATCAATGAGCACAGCACCATCGAGGTTCATCGGCCCGCCGAGCAACGAGGCGGGACGATGAACCTCGGGGAGAGCCTGGGCTTCGCCGTGGCGGGGATCGCGGCCAACAAGATGCGCGCAGCGCTGACGATGCTGGGAATCCTGATCGGTGTCGCCTCGGTGATCACGCTGGTGGCGGTCGGTACCGGCTCGTCCGACAGCGTCGCCGCACAGATCGAGAAACTCGGTGCGAACGATATTTTCGTCGTCCCGCAACAAGCCGGCGGCGCCGGGCAGGGCGCCGGGCCCGCCGCCCAGTTGCGCAAGGCGCTCGGGATCAAACCCCCGCCGGCGAACAGCACGCAGATCCGCGCGGCGAAGCTGACCCAGGCCGATGCCAAGGCGCTGCTCGACCCGGAAGCGGCACCGCACGTGGCGACCGTCGCGCCCGTCGTGATCCTGCAGCGCGTGGCGTCCTCGCACGGGACCTCCTCGCACGTGATCCCGAGCTTCACCGGAAGCACGCCTTCGATCCTCACGGTCAACAACGACACCGTCGTCGCGGGCCGCCCGTTCACCGACGACGACTACGCGCACCGCCGCCGCCTGGTTCTGCTCGGCAAGACCGTCGCCAACAACCTGGCCACCGGCGATCCGCGCCAACTGGTCGGCCAGCAGGTGCTGATCAACGGCAATGCCTTCACGGTGTGCGGAATCCTCAGGCCCAAGGGCTACTCCGGGCAGCAGGACCAGGACGACCGGGCCATCGGCGTCGGGAGCGCCGTGCAGGACGCGCTGTACGGCTACTCGCCACCCGGGATCGGCCCGGTCACCGCGATCGAGGTGTCGACCATCTCCTCGAAGGATGTCGCTGCCGCCCA
This genomic window from Sporichthyaceae bacterium contains:
- a CDS encoding ABC transporter permease; this encodes MNLGESLGFAVAGIAANKMRAALTMLGILIGVASVITLVAVGTGSSDSVAAQIEKLGANDIFVVPQQAGGAGQGAGPAAQLRKALGIKPPPANSTQIRAAKLTQADAKALLDPEAAPHVATVAPVVILQRVASSHGTSSHVIPSFTGSTPSILTVNNDTVVAGRPFTDDDYAHRRRLVLLGKTVANNLATGDPRQLVGQQVLINGNAFTVCGILRPKGYSGQQDQDDRAIGVGSAVQDALYGYSPPGIGPVTAIEVSTISSKDVAAAQAEITRIMNARHHVNLLDADFLVVSASQILDVSSSSNHTLTILLATVAGISLLVGGIGVMNIMLVSVTERTREIGIRKAIGAGRGDIIGQFLGEAVFLSLAGGALGIFAGVVASRFTIAGVVPEVAPYSIYLALAVSLFTGLVFGLYPASRAADLHPIEALRYE
- a CDS encoding ABC transporter permease, which codes for MAANKMRSVLTMLGIVIGIASVITLVAVGTGSQKAVQASINRLGSNTLFVLPNQTGGGGKGSALQNSIRRLLGIKPPPVNETNTHKAALTYDDVAALNNHAAVPDAIGVAPGNILQSIPVTYHNSSHTISILLGSTPEFISIDNTMVTVGRNFTDAEYTAHQRVCTIGVSVASDLTDSDPASMVGKSVRINGQPFLVTGLLGPKGYSGQQDLDDRVICAGTAVADALYGYAPPGQGPLNGIAVEAASAKQVPAAQQEVTLLLGQRHHVTLADSDFIVFSASSVLAASQSSSHTLSILLAAVAGISLLVGGIGVMNIMLVSVTERTREIGIRKAIGADRNDIIGQFLGEAVILSMLGGVIGVGVGYCSSQFKIAGTVPHIAPYSVYLALGVSLFTGLFFGLYPASRAAALRPIDALRYE
- a CDS encoding ABC transporter ATP-binding protein: MKQTPRRPAISLQAIRKTYGSGETAVHAVARVDLDIARGDYVAIMGASGSGKSTLMNIVGCLDAPTSGQYLLDGLDVRGMTQRQLKLVRNRKIGFVFQSFNLIPRTTALSNVELPLVYAGVRRRDRRIRAIAALARVGLADRLYHLPSELSGGQQQRVAVARALVTDPVLLLADEPTGALDSTSTAEVLDLFDELSAGGRTILVITHEHDVGDRARRVVQMRDGMIVGNSLNPPRQRGPLVEELR
- a CDS encoding HlyD family efflux transporter periplasmic adaptor subunit codes for the protein MRPQTVVINTSLALVLLAAAVGAVLQVDDPGKAKTVETTAVVSTGPVTTTVNAAGNIGSPHTVGLPFAGNPGLIKAIYVTVGQTVEPGEKLAAVDDREAEDQLAHAKAQVAAAEAQIMAAKEGERPAERQLDLANIAAAAQQADNAEHALDRAKYKRGQDEGIEDGIVQRAEDALDAAFHQITNTTQQQTTGIVNDNTGSLPPSPTQGTDQHQDSQQRTDSDTQSSAAVDQARTQLSQAKAQRDSQLLADDQDIRKAGDAAYLTQRQLLIARAQAAVNALPPRPDKLATAEATLADAESQVAEAQLALDNTVLRAPFQGTVLSMAGGVGETPLAAERGSAASSIIPAGPGSAENRSAATQSGFVVLADMSEHYITAQVNEADIGKVQKGQEADVNFPATGQTVKGVVDSIEQQETVVNNVVEYDVAVKLTDPNQPPRPGQSATVQIITASKPSVLRVPNAAIISAGPGQNLVTVRRDKQIVKVPVNVGLVGDSATEVYGNLLHPGDVVVLPESGGSESIGGQSTMRTSNSRGLSGK